Proteins encoded together in one Chitinophaga sp. LS1 window:
- a CDS encoding nitrilase-related carbon-nitrogen hydrolase, whose amino-acid sequence MSRIIKSGLIQMSLPKTEGEGTIEEIKEAMFQKHVPLIEAAGEQGVQILCLQEIFNTPYFCPGQNSDWYQSAEPVPGPTTERMSAYAAKYNMVIIVPVYEKEQAGVLYNTAAIIDADGKYLGKYRKNHIPHTSGFWEKFFFKPGNLGYPVFQTRYAKVGIYICYDRHFPDGARVLGLNGAEIVYNPSATVAGLSQYLWKLEQPAHAAANGYFMGCINRVGEEKPWNLGRFYGSSYFVDPRGQIFAQASEDKDELLVAEFDLGMIDEVRSVWQFFRDRRPETYGKLTEL is encoded by the coding sequence ATGTCACGTATTATTAAATCAGGGTTAATCCAGATGAGTTTACCGAAAACGGAAGGCGAAGGTACGATTGAAGAAATCAAAGAGGCGATGTTTCAAAAGCATGTGCCGCTGATAGAAGCTGCGGGAGAGCAGGGAGTACAGATCCTTTGTTTGCAGGAGATATTTAATACACCTTATTTCTGTCCGGGACAGAACAGTGATTGGTATCAATCTGCCGAACCAGTACCTGGTCCGACTACCGAGCGAATGTCAGCCTATGCAGCAAAATATAATATGGTGATCATTGTGCCGGTGTATGAAAAGGAGCAGGCAGGCGTACTATACAACACCGCAGCGATCATAGATGCAGATGGGAAATATTTAGGGAAATATAGAAAGAATCATATACCACATACATCTGGTTTTTGGGAGAAGTTCTTCTTCAAGCCTGGAAATTTAGGATATCCTGTGTTTCAGACACGCTATGCGAAGGTGGGGATCTACATCTGTTATGATCGTCATTTCCCGGATGGGGCAAGGGTATTGGGGTTGAATGGGGCAGAGATCGTATACAATCCATCTGCAACGGTAGCAGGGCTTTCTCAATACCTCTGGAAACTGGAACAGCCTGCACATGCAGCGGCCAATGGGTATTTTATGGGATGTATCAATAGGGTAGGGGAAGAGAAGCCGTGGAATTTAGGAAGGTTTTATGGGTCTTCTTATTTCGTGGATCCTCGTGGACAGATATTTGCACAGGCTTCAGAAGATAAGGATGAATTGCTGGTGGCAGAGTTTGATTTGGGGATGATTGATGAGGTACGGAGTGTATGGCAGTTTTTCAGGGATAGAAGACCGGAGACGTATGGCAAGCTTACAGAGTTGTAG
- a CDS encoding NAD(P)-dependent oxidoreductase, with protein sequence MSLRNNRLTTEEYNAHFSDIHPPFEIHSAALVEANRCLFCYDAPCTKSCPTSIDVPKFIKQITTENLKGAAYTILSANIMGGGCSKVCPVEKLCEGACVYNLLEEEAIPIAKLQRYATERAIREKWPLFTRQPSNGKKVAVIGAGPAGLSCAHALSREGVDVTIYEKESKGGGLMTYGIAAYKVTPQFCQEEVDYIISLGGINVLYNMQLGKDVLLEILQQQYDAVYLAYGVGLARQLSIAGEQLNGVVDAIHFIYEIRTKGYPEVPVGESVAVIGMGMTAIDAATQAKRLGAKDVTLVYRRTEAEMPCTETELNIAKLDGCKIIWLAAPKEITGENGQVKQLVCEMMRLDERKSPVGIGELITLNVDMVIKATGQLPYTMASPQIDNDHGKVLINEHAATSLPGVFAGGDCVNGGKEVVDAVQAGKEGAKAILQYLIGE encoded by the coding sequence ATGTCCCTTCGTAATAACAGGTTGACCACCGAAGAATACAATGCGCATTTCAGCGACATCCACCCTCCATTTGAAATCCACAGTGCTGCGCTGGTAGAGGCAAACCGCTGCCTGTTCTGCTATGATGCGCCGTGTACGAAAAGTTGCCCAACCAGTATCGATGTGCCCAAATTTATAAAACAGATTACAACAGAAAATCTGAAAGGAGCGGCATATACTATCCTATCTGCCAATATCATGGGTGGAGGATGCTCAAAAGTATGTCCTGTAGAAAAGTTGTGCGAAGGTGCCTGTGTATACAATCTCCTGGAAGAAGAAGCCATTCCGATTGCAAAACTGCAACGCTATGCCACAGAACGGGCTATCCGGGAGAAATGGCCATTATTTACCCGCCAGCCCTCCAATGGGAAAAAAGTAGCAGTAATTGGCGCGGGTCCTGCGGGATTGAGTTGTGCACATGCTTTGTCGAGAGAGGGGGTAGATGTAACAATTTATGAAAAGGAAAGCAAGGGTGGAGGGCTGATGACGTACGGGATTGCGGCTTATAAAGTGACACCACAGTTCTGTCAGGAGGAAGTAGATTATATCATTTCATTAGGCGGCATCAATGTGCTATACAATATGCAACTTGGCAAAGATGTATTGTTAGAAATATTACAACAACAATATGACGCTGTATACCTCGCATATGGTGTAGGGCTGGCAAGACAGTTATCTATAGCTGGTGAGCAATTAAATGGTGTGGTAGATGCGATTCATTTCATCTATGAGATTCGTACAAAGGGTTATCCTGAAGTGCCGGTAGGTGAGTCTGTAGCCGTGATTGGTATGGGCATGACAGCTATTGATGCGGCTACGCAGGCGAAAAGATTAGGTGCAAAAGATGTGACCCTCGTATATAGAAGAACCGAAGCAGAAATGCCTTGTACAGAGACAGAATTAAATATCGCAAAACTGGATGGATGCAAAATTATCTGGCTGGCAGCGCCGAAAGAAATTACAGGAGAGAATGGGCAGGTGAAACAATTAGTATGTGAAATGATGCGGTTAGATGAAAGGAAATCACCGGTGGGTATAGGAGAGTTGATTACACTGAATGTAGATATGGTGATTAAGGCAACGGGACAGTTACCCTATACAATGGCATCTCCGCAGATAGATAACGATCATGGTAAAGTATTGATTAATGAACATGCGGCGACTAGTTTGCCTGGGGTGTTTGCAGGAGGGGATTGTGTGAATGGGGGGAAGGAGGTGGTAGATGCGGTGCAGGCCGGGAAGGAAGGCGCGAAGGCAATATTGCAATACCTGATTGGTGAATAG
- a CDS encoding NCS1 family nucleobase:cation symporter-1: protein MPTNLYSEDLAPVTAGSRTWNTWNYAALWISMSLCIPTYMLASSLIEGGMNWWQAILTIFAGNTVVLIPMILNGHAGAKYGIPFPVFARASFGTKGANVPALLRAIVACGWFGIQTWIGGFAIYQMLRLWIPALEQLPAIFPASWGLATGPAICFILFWILNMYVVYLGIDSIKKLLVFKAIFLPVAALALLYWAIHAVNGGLGPILTQPSRFQNAGAFWAFFIPALTGMVGFWATLSLNIPDFTRYARSQQAQVKGQALGLPTSMTLFSFIGVVVTSATTIVYGTTIWDPVVLAGKFDNKILVSIAMIAVAISTLATNIAANIVSPANDFAHLNPAKISFRTGGFITGIIGILIFPWKLVADPGGYIFTWLVGYSSLLGPVGGIMIADYYLLRRQHLELDELYQHDGRYSYANGYNRYALLALLLGVAPNIPGFLATIHVIAADALPAWITGIYSYAWFVGFFVSGIGYTLMMRSIKSIEYVTAD, encoded by the coding sequence ATGCCTACCAATTTGTACAGTGAAGACCTGGCCCCCGTAACTGCAGGCAGCAGGACCTGGAACACCTGGAATTATGCAGCTCTCTGGATCAGTATGAGCCTGTGTATTCCCACCTACATGCTGGCCAGTTCGCTGATAGAAGGAGGCATGAACTGGTGGCAGGCGATCCTCACCATTTTCGCAGGCAATACAGTCGTATTGATACCAATGATCTTAAACGGCCATGCCGGCGCCAAATACGGCATTCCTTTCCCTGTATTTGCCCGCGCCAGCTTCGGCACCAAAGGAGCGAATGTCCCTGCTTTATTACGCGCCATTGTAGCCTGTGGCTGGTTTGGCATACAAACATGGATTGGCGGCTTTGCTATCTATCAGATGCTAAGACTTTGGATACCGGCATTGGAGCAATTGCCTGCTATATTCCCTGCTTCATGGGGACTGGCCACAGGTCCGGCTATTTGCTTTATTCTCTTCTGGATATTGAATATGTATGTCGTGTATTTAGGCATTGACAGCATCAAAAAACTATTAGTATTCAAAGCGATCTTCCTACCTGTTGCAGCACTGGCTTTATTATACTGGGCCATCCACGCAGTGAACGGCGGATTAGGACCTATTCTCACCCAGCCTTCCCGTTTTCAAAATGCAGGTGCCTTCTGGGCATTCTTTATACCTGCACTCACGGGTATGGTAGGGTTCTGGGCCACACTCTCATTGAATATCCCTGACTTCACACGCTATGCACGTAGTCAGCAGGCACAGGTAAAAGGGCAGGCATTGGGATTACCAACATCCATGACGTTGTTTTCATTTATAGGAGTAGTAGTTACATCAGCTACGACTATAGTATATGGTACCACAATCTGGGACCCGGTAGTGCTGGCTGGTAAGTTTGATAATAAAATACTGGTGAGCATCGCCATGATAGCGGTCGCTATCTCCACATTGGCTACAAATATTGCCGCAAATATTGTAAGCCCGGCCAATGACTTTGCACACCTGAATCCAGCGAAGATCAGTTTCCGTACAGGAGGTTTCATTACAGGGATAATTGGTATTCTCATTTTCCCATGGAAGCTGGTAGCTGATCCCGGTGGATATATATTTACCTGGCTGGTGGGGTATTCAAGTTTGTTAGGCCCTGTAGGAGGAATAATGATTGCTGATTACTACCTCCTGCGCAGGCAACACCTGGAACTGGATGAATTGTACCAGCATGATGGCCGGTATAGTTACGCAAATGGGTACAACAGATATGCGCTACTTGCATTGTTATTAGGTGTTGCGCCGAATATTCCCGGTTTCCTGGCCACCATACATGTCATTGCTGCAGATGCATTACCTGCATGGATAACAGGCATATATAGCTATGCATGGTTTGTGGGTTTCTTTGTCTCAGGAATTGGTTATACACTGATGATGCGTTCAATAAAATCTATCGAATATGTCACTGCTGATTAA
- the hydA gene encoding dihydropyrimidinase, which produces MSLLIKNGRIITAADDYVADIFIEGEVITAIGKNLPVTATREIDASGKLIFPGGIDPHVHLAMPFMGTFSSDTHETGTRAALFGGTTTVIDFVLQTQGHSLKEALDDWNSRARGNAVGDYSFHMAVTDFNENTKAEIKTMIEEEGITSFKTFMAYKGALMIDDRQMVALMQEVKKYGGMVTVHATNGDMIDYLVAQNRANGNLSPRYHYISQPEVTEAEASGRFADIANYTGCPGYIVHLTCEGALNAVRNATRRNQHVFVETCIQYLLLDRSYYERGFESAKWVMSPPLREPKDQATLWAGINQGLVNVVATDHCPFMWNQKLMGKDDFSKIPNGHPAIENRMELLYSEGVHAKKITLNKFVEVACTNPAKIFGMFPRKGTIGIGSDADIVIFDPTEEHVLSVSTHHMNVDYSGYEGWPVTGKVKTVLLRGQVAIENGECLLPKGAGQFIHRNKVNGII; this is translated from the coding sequence ATGTCACTGCTGATTAAAAACGGAAGAATCATAACAGCTGCTGATGATTACGTGGCTGATATTTTTATAGAAGGAGAAGTGATCACTGCAATCGGAAAGAACCTACCTGTCACAGCTACCCGGGAAATAGACGCCAGCGGCAAACTTATATTCCCCGGTGGTATCGATCCGCATGTCCATCTGGCTATGCCTTTCATGGGTACATTTTCCAGCGACACCCATGAAACCGGTACCCGGGCGGCTTTATTTGGCGGCACCACTACCGTCATTGATTTTGTATTACAAACCCAGGGCCATTCACTCAAAGAAGCCCTCGATGACTGGAACAGCCGCGCACGCGGCAACGCCGTAGGTGATTATAGTTTCCACATGGCAGTTACTGATTTCAATGAAAATACAAAAGCCGAAATAAAAACCATGATCGAGGAAGAAGGCATCACCTCCTTCAAAACCTTCATGGCCTACAAAGGTGCTTTAATGATAGACGACCGGCAGATGGTCGCACTCATGCAGGAAGTAAAAAAATATGGAGGCATGGTAACCGTGCACGCCACCAATGGGGATATGATCGATTATCTCGTAGCACAGAACAGGGCGAATGGCAATCTATCTCCAAGATATCATTACATCTCACAACCAGAAGTAACAGAAGCAGAGGCTTCCGGCCGCTTTGCAGATATAGCTAATTATACCGGTTGCCCTGGATATATTGTACATCTTACCTGCGAAGGCGCTTTGAATGCAGTACGCAATGCAACCCGACGTAACCAGCATGTATTTGTAGAAACCTGTATTCAATATTTATTATTGGATAGATCATATTATGAAAGAGGATTTGAAAGTGCGAAGTGGGTAATGAGTCCTCCCCTGAGAGAACCCAAGGATCAGGCAACCCTGTGGGCGGGTATCAACCAGGGCCTGGTAAATGTAGTAGCAACAGATCATTGCCCATTTATGTGGAATCAAAAGCTCATGGGCAAAGATGATTTCTCAAAGATCCCCAATGGTCACCCGGCGATAGAGAACAGGATGGAATTATTATACAGTGAAGGTGTGCATGCAAAAAAAATCACCCTGAACAAATTTGTAGAAGTAGCCTGTACAAATCCCGCTAAGATCTTTGGGATGTTTCCCCGCAAAGGAACGATTGGTATAGGCAGCGATGCTGATATCGTCATCTTCGACCCAACTGAAGAACACGTATTATCAGTCAGCACCCACCACATGAATGTGGATTACTCCGGTTACGAAGGCTGGCCTGTTACGGGCAAAGTAAAGACAGTATTACTACGTGGCCAGGTCGCTATAGAGAATGGCGAGTGTTTGTTACCCAAAGGTGCCGGGCAGTTTATCCACCGAAATAAAGTTAATGGCATTATTTAA
- a CDS encoding RNA polymerase sigma-70 factor → MVQNELHNEQELLKLVVAGDTEAYKVIYTHYWDRIYTTALAFTKSPELSEDVAQEVFAQIWVKRAMLKEVERFDGFLYITTRNLLLDRLRRKVFTGSLDDYFTEYFADVNGTPAQQLEFKEFDSHIQRAISQLTTQQQTVFKLSRFEGLTHEEIAKRTGLAKRTVKNHMVNSILYLRKYLKVHAGNYLIFIWITFFL, encoded by the coding sequence ATGGTGCAAAATGAGTTACATAACGAACAGGAACTTCTAAAGTTGGTAGTAGCGGGGGATACGGAGGCTTACAAAGTAATCTATACACATTACTGGGATCGGATCTATACTACTGCACTAGCTTTTACCAAATCGCCGGAACTATCGGAGGATGTGGCGCAGGAGGTATTTGCCCAAATCTGGGTAAAACGCGCGATGTTAAAAGAGGTAGAGCGGTTTGATGGGTTCTTATATATCACCACACGCAACCTTCTCTTAGATCGCTTACGCAGGAAAGTCTTTACTGGCAGCTTAGATGATTATTTTACTGAATATTTTGCAGATGTAAATGGCACACCCGCCCAACAGCTGGAATTTAAAGAATTTGATTCCCATATCCAGCGGGCCATTAGTCAATTGACTACCCAGCAGCAAACGGTGTTTAAACTAAGCCGGTTTGAGGGCCTCACCCATGAGGAAATTGCTAAAAGAACTGGTTTAGCCAAGCGAACAGTGAAAAACCATATGGTGAATTCAATTCTTTATTTAAGAAAATATTTGAAAGTACATGCTGGTAATTATTTGATTTTCATATGGATAACCTTTTTTTTATAA
- a CDS encoding FecR family protein, with product MQDFSLLLEKFLYESLSSDELRLFLSQAQKPENQEAIARAIQEKLSNRAFNGQSGDKDTDQLFLQMMQRAADLEFPSPKVRHLNRQQVWWAAAAIFLLVGTGAWLWSHRPTQPAVKEIARISGDVFPGTNKAVLTLADGTTVALDSIAHQQIRQNGVAINQQGGRLQYVATGTETVGYNTLSVPRGGLYEIILPDGSHVWLNSASSLRYPTAFTGTDRVVELQGQGYFEIASNSRQPFKVKVNQLEVQVLGTNFDIMAYTDENSVNATLVQGAVKIVKGSDSQLLQPGEQAVCDKDSARIAVKNVDVNSVIAWKNGLFLFNHAKLDVLLREISRWYDIEVVNEVKGDNRRYSGGIGRNQPLADVLELLEANGINHFKITGRKVTVLP from the coding sequence ATGCAAGACTTTTCATTGCTTTTGGAAAAATTCCTGTATGAATCTCTCAGCTCTGATGAGCTGAGGCTATTCCTTTCCCAGGCCCAAAAACCTGAAAACCAGGAAGCAATAGCCCGTGCCATACAGGAAAAACTGTCAAACAGGGCGTTCAACGGCCAATCAGGTGACAAAGACACCGACCAGCTCTTTCTGCAAATGATGCAGCGGGCAGCTGACCTGGAGTTCCCATCCCCGAAAGTCCGTCACCTCAACCGTCAGCAGGTATGGTGGGCTGCAGCCGCCATCTTCCTGCTTGTAGGTACAGGTGCCTGGCTGTGGTCTCACAGACCAACTCAGCCAGCGGTAAAAGAGATCGCCCGGATAAGTGGAGACGTGTTCCCTGGTACAAACAAAGCCGTCCTCACCCTTGCAGATGGAACTACAGTGGCTTTAGATAGTATTGCTCACCAACAGATCCGGCAAAACGGCGTCGCCATCAATCAACAGGGTGGCCGCCTCCAATACGTTGCTACCGGCACAGAAACAGTGGGGTATAACACCCTCTCCGTGCCCAGAGGCGGGCTATATGAAATCATATTGCCCGATGGCTCTCACGTATGGCTTAATTCCGCCTCTTCCCTCCGGTACCCTACTGCTTTCACGGGTACGGATAGAGTGGTAGAGCTGCAAGGGCAGGGATACTTTGAAATCGCCAGCAACAGCCGTCAGCCGTTCAAGGTAAAAGTGAACCAGCTGGAAGTACAGGTGCTGGGTACCAACTTCGACATTATGGCCTATACCGACGAAAACAGTGTGAATGCGACCCTTGTACAAGGTGCGGTGAAAATCGTGAAAGGGTCGGATTCACAGCTGTTACAACCCGGTGAACAGGCTGTATGTGACAAGGATAGTGCCCGCATCGCTGTGAAGAATGTAGATGTCAATAGTGTCATTGCCTGGAAAAATGGACTGTTCTTATTTAATCATGCCAAACTGGATGTATTGCTCAGGGAGATTTCCCGGTGGTATGATATTGAAGTTGTAAATGAAGTGAAAGGAGATAACCGCAGGTATAGTGGCGGTATCGGCCGCAACCAGCCGCTTGCAGATGTACTGGAATTGCTGGAAGCAAATGGCATCAATCATTTTAAAATTACAGGCAGGAAAGTCACCGTTTTACCATAA
- the preA gene encoding NAD-dependent dihydropyrimidine dehydrogenase subunit PreA — MADLSTNFLGIKSPNPFWLASAPPTDKQVNVLRAFEAGWGGVVWKTLGSQVKNVSSRYSSIDYNGNRIMGMNNIELISDRPLDLNLKEIKECIRLFPDRAMVVSLMADNNKESWHELIKKVEDTGAHGLELNFGCPHGMTERGMGAAVGQDPEIAKMVLEWVMEAAHIPVITKLTPNVHSVVPTGKAAIAGGTNALSLINTIQSVTGVDLNTFVPNPNVGGRSTFGGYCGPAVKPIALKFLTTISQDPITSKVPISGIGGISTWRDAVEFMLLGATSLQVCTAAMRYGFRIIEDFCEGLNNWMDEKGFATIYDFIGKSVPTLTQWEELDINYHIVANINQDKCIHCGLCYISCEDGSHQAISLSYGNPYNTYAIKEDECVGCNLCKLVCPVDDCITMKEQRRGDEYLNWKEFQRRGLPLNDH; from the coding sequence ATGGCAGACCTTTCAACCAATTTTTTAGGCATCAAATCCCCCAACCCTTTCTGGCTGGCAAGCGCGCCCCCAACAGATAAACAGGTAAATGTGCTCCGCGCCTTTGAAGCCGGCTGGGGTGGTGTCGTATGGAAAACCCTCGGCAGCCAGGTAAAAAACGTCTCCTCCCGATATTCCTCCATAGATTACAATGGCAACCGTATAATGGGCATGAATAACATTGAACTGATCAGTGACCGCCCGCTGGACCTCAATCTAAAAGAAATTAAAGAATGCATCCGCTTATTCCCCGACAGGGCTATGGTTGTATCTCTCATGGCAGACAACAACAAAGAAAGCTGGCATGAATTAATCAAAAAAGTTGAAGACACCGGCGCCCACGGATTAGAATTAAACTTTGGCTGTCCTCACGGCATGACAGAACGTGGTATGGGAGCTGCCGTAGGGCAAGACCCTGAAATAGCAAAAATGGTATTAGAGTGGGTGATGGAAGCCGCTCATATACCCGTAATAACAAAACTTACTCCCAATGTACATTCAGTCGTACCCACAGGAAAAGCAGCAATCGCCGGCGGTACGAATGCATTGTCACTCATCAATACCATTCAGTCTGTAACAGGTGTAGACTTAAACACCTTCGTACCCAATCCAAATGTAGGCGGCCGATCTACTTTCGGAGGTTATTGTGGCCCGGCGGTGAAACCAATCGCATTAAAGTTTTTAACGACCATCAGTCAGGATCCGATTACTTCAAAAGTACCCATTTCAGGTATTGGTGGTATCAGTACCTGGAGGGATGCAGTAGAGTTTATGCTCCTGGGCGCCACCAGCTTACAGGTGTGCACAGCCGCTATGCGGTATGGATTTAGAATTATAGAGGACTTCTGTGAAGGATTAAATAACTGGATGGATGAAAAAGGATTTGCCACTATTTATGATTTTATCGGAAAGTCAGTACCAACCTTGACTCAGTGGGAAGAACTGGATATCAATTATCATATTGTAGCGAATATCAATCAGGATAAATGTATCCATTGTGGATTGTGCTATATCAGTTGTGAAGATGGTTCGCATCAGGCGATTAGTTTATCATATGGCAATCCGTATAATACATACGCTATTAAAGAAGATGAATGTGTGGGCTGTAATCTGTGTAAGTTGGTATGTCCGGTAGATGACTGTATCACGATGAAAGAACAGCGCCGGGGCGATGAGTATCTTAATTGGAAAGAGTTTCAGCGCCGGGGTCTACCATTGAATGATCATTGA